A window of Mustela nigripes isolate SB6536 chromosome 9, MUSNIG.SB6536, whole genome shotgun sequence contains these coding sequences:
- the LOC132024767 gene encoding small ribosomal subunit protein uS8-like yields the protein MVRMNVLADALKSINNAEKRGKRQVLIRPCSKVIVRFLTVMMKHGYIGEFEIIDDHRAGKIVVNLTGRLNKCGVISPRFDVQLKDLEKWQNNLLPSRQFGFIVLTTSAGIMDHEEAR from the coding sequence ATGGTGCGCATGAATGTCCTGGCAGATGCTCTCAAGAGCATCAACAATGCTGAAAAGAGAGGCAAACGCCAGGTTCTTATTAGGCCGTGCTCCAAAGTCATCGTCCGGTTTCTCACTGTGATGATGAAGCACGGTTACATTGGCGAATTTGAAATCATTGATGATCACAGAGCGGGGAAGATTGTTGTGAACCTCACAGGCAGGTTGAACAAGTGTGGAGTGATCAGCCCCAGATTTGATGTACAACtgaaagatctagaaaaatgGCAGAATAACTTGCTCCCGTCCCGCCAGTTTGGTTTCATTGTACTGACAACTTCAGCTGGCATCATGGACCATGAAGAAGCAAGATGA